The Quercus robur chromosome 7, dhQueRobu3.1, whole genome shotgun sequence genome has a segment encoding these proteins:
- the LOC126693503 gene encoding uncharacterized protein LOC126693503 — protein sequence MAELFIKQAEQYAEGRPSYPQQLFEFIASKTSSHDLAWDVGTGSGQAARSLAGIYKNVIATDTSPKQLSFAPRLPNVRYQLTPPTMSSAELERNVAPQSSIDVVTVAQALHWFDLPNFYQQVKWVLKKPHGVIAAWCYTPPKVNDSVDAIFKRFHFVSVDPHWDASHKLMDDMYRNIDFPFEPMEGADHTGPFEFVAERLMDLDDYFTLFRSRSAYQIAREKGVEQLSNDVIEEFKHAWNEDGLDKKVVKFPVYLRIGRVGNL from the exons atggcagAATTGTTCATTAAGCAGGCAGAGCAGTACGCAGAGGGTCGGCCTAGTTATCCTCAACAATTATTTGAATTCATTGCTTCCAAGACATCTTCTCACGATCTTGCGTGGGACGTCGGCACCGGAAGCGGCCAAGCCGCCCGATCT cTAGCTGGGATCTACAAGAATGTCATAGCCACAGACACGAGCCCAAAACAGCTTTCATTCGCGCCAAGGCTACCCAATGTCAGATACCAACTTACACCTCCCACCATGTCTAGTGCCGAGCTTGAACGCAATGTTGCACCTCAATCAAGCATTGATGTTGTAACTGTTGCTCAAGCCCTCCATTGGTTTGACCTCCCTAATTTCTACCAACAAGTGAAGTGGGTACTCAAAAAACCTCATGGTGTCATAGCTGCATGGTGCTACACCCCGCCAAAAGTTAATGATTCAGTCGACGCTATCTTCAAACGCTTTCATTTCGTTTCTGTGGACCCTCATTGGGATGCATCACATAAATTGATGGACGACATGTATAGGAACATCGATTTTCCATTTGAGCCCATGGAGGGAGCTGATCATACTGGGCCATTTGAATTTGTAGCAGAAAGATTGATGGATTTAGATGATTATTTTACATTATTTAGATCGAGGTCAGCATATCAAATAGCGAGGGAGAAGGGTGTAGAGCAATTGAGCAATGATGTGATTGAGGAATTTAAGCATGCTTGGAATGAAGATGGATTGGACAAGAAGGTTGTTAAGTTTCCAGTTTATCTGAGGATTGGAAGAGTGGGGAATTTGTAA